The proteins below are encoded in one region of Asticcacaulis excentricus CB 48:
- a CDS encoding CobW family GTP-binding protein, with product MADTAASIAKTPVTVLTGYLGAGKTTLLNRILSENHGQKYAVIVNEFGEIGIDNDLIVGADEEVFEMNNGCVCCTVRGDLIRILSGLMKRKGRFDAIIVETTGLADPGPVAQTFFVDEEVKARTYLDSVTALVDAKHFRSALEADRVVKEQIAFADHVILNKTDLATPEELNEVEARVRGLNPLATIERAERSGVEIKGLLNQHRFDLDKMESVANHHEHGPDCGDHCDHDHGHDHHHHGHDHGHNHHGHNPAHGEPGHVHDEHCGHDHHDHHHNPTHGHLNPIHDNEIRSVSLSSEAPVDGVKFTRWLDKLLAEKGQDILRAKGILSIKGEDKRLVFQAVHMILEGELQQPWKEGEHRLSRAVFIGRHLDEAALRAGFEACIAA from the coding sequence ATGGCCGATACCGCCGCTTCCATTGCCAAAACGCCCGTTACCGTCCTTACCGGCTATCTGGGGGCCGGTAAGACGACTTTGTTGAACCGCATTCTGTCCGAAAACCACGGGCAAAAATACGCGGTCATCGTCAATGAGTTTGGTGAAATCGGCATTGACAACGACCTGATCGTCGGTGCCGACGAAGAAGTGTTCGAAATGAACAATGGCTGCGTTTGCTGCACGGTGCGTGGCGACCTGATCCGCATTCTGTCGGGTCTTATGAAGCGCAAAGGCCGCTTTGACGCCATCATCGTCGAAACCACGGGCCTGGCGGATCCCGGCCCGGTGGCCCAGACCTTCTTTGTCGATGAAGAGGTCAAAGCGCGCACCTATCTCGACTCTGTGACGGCGCTGGTCGATGCCAAACACTTCCGCTCCGCGCTGGAGGCTGACCGCGTGGTCAAGGAACAGATTGCCTTTGCCGACCACGTGATCCTCAACAAGACCGATCTGGCAACGCCCGAAGAACTCAATGAGGTGGAAGCCCGCGTCCGTGGCCTCAACCCGCTGGCCACCATTGAGCGCGCCGAACGTTCAGGCGTGGAGATCAAAGGCCTGCTGAACCAGCACCGCTTCGATCTCGATAAGATGGAATCGGTCGCTAACCATCATGAGCACGGTCCCGATTGCGGCGACCATTGCGACCATGACCACGGGCATGATCACCACCATCATGGCCATGATCACGGGCACAATCACCACGGCCATAACCCCGCGCATGGCGAGCCCGGTCACGTGCATGATGAACACTGCGGCCACGACCATCACGATCATCATCACAATCCTACGCATGGTCATCTGAACCCCATTCACGACAATGAAATCCGCTCGGTCTCTCTGTCGTCGGAAGCGCCGGTTGATGGGGTGAAGTTCACCCGCTGGCTCGACAAGCTGCTGGCCGAAAAGGGGCAGGACATTTTGCGCGCCAAGGGGATCCTCAGTATCAAGGGCGAGGATAAGCGTCTGGTGTTCCAAGCCGTTCACATGATCCTCGAAGGCGAATTGCAACAACCGTGGAAAGAGGGCGAACACCGCCTGAGCCGCGCCGTGTTCATCGGTCGCCACCTCGATGAGGCCGCTCTGCGCGCCGGTTTTGAGGCGTGTATCGCCGCGTAG
- a CDS encoding WD40 repeat domain-containing protein: protein MPFAFEKHFDEYVVAALFDSADDPVAALGDGRVVFPDADAIFEAHPNGGILSAAIHPSGVGIVTGGDDGRVVWTTKESGPVELFAAKGAWFDALAVSEAALLIAAAAGKKVHVYDAQKKTAVIFEHTSSLSDIAFDSKGRKLYAATYNGVAVWFSRIAQQKPTLLKWAGSHTKVAISSDDKFVMTAMQENALHGWRISDAKDMRMGGYPAKIKSMGFFAKGKLLATSGANGAVVWPFLKANGPMGEEASEINAEESTMVSVIAGAPEDTLLAAGLEDGRVWLAELTSTGIDWIRREKGAPITALAIANEGNRLIFGDEDGNLWVFEAE, encoded by the coding sequence ATGCCCTTCGCTTTTGAAAAACATTTCGACGAATATGTCGTTGCCGCCCTGTTCGATTCCGCCGATGACCCTGTGGCCGCGCTCGGTGACGGGCGCGTCGTGTTTCCGGACGCCGATGCCATCTTCGAAGCCCACCCTAACGGCGGCATATTAAGCGCCGCCATCCACCCGTCGGGTGTCGGTATCGTCACCGGTGGTGATGATGGCCGCGTGGTGTGGACGACGAAGGAGTCCGGTCCGGTCGAGCTGTTTGCTGCCAAAGGGGCTTGGTTCGATGCTCTGGCCGTCAGCGAGGCCGCTCTGCTGATTGCCGCGGCCGCAGGTAAAAAAGTGCACGTCTATGACGCGCAGAAGAAGACGGCAGTGATCTTCGAACACACCTCCAGCCTTTCGGACATCGCTTTTGATTCCAAGGGACGTAAGCTTTATGCGGCGACCTATAATGGCGTGGCCGTGTGGTTTTCTCGCATTGCCCAGCAAAAGCCGACCCTGCTCAAATGGGCCGGTTCGCATACCAAAGTCGCGATTTCGTCTGACGACAAGTTTGTCATGACCGCCATGCAGGAAAATGCCTTGCACGGCTGGCGCATCAGCGATGCCAAGGATATGCGCATGGGCGGCTATCCGGCGAAGATCAAGTCGATGGGTTTTTTCGCCAAGGGCAAGCTTTTGGCCACCTCCGGGGCCAATGGCGCGGTGGTGTGGCCGTTTTTGAAGGCCAACGGGCCGATGGGTGAAGAGGCGTCGGAAATCAACGCTGAGGAATCGACCATGGTGTCGGTTATCGCCGGGGCGCCCGAAGACACGCTTCTGGCGGCCGGGCTTGAAGACGGGCGCGTGTGGCTGGCGGAGCTGACCTCAACCGGGATCGACTGGATTCGTCGCGAAAAGGGCGCTCCCATCACGGCGCTTGCCATTGCCAATGAAGGCAATCGCTTGATCTTTGGCGACGAAGACGGCAACCTGTGGGTATTTGAAGCTGAATAG